In one window of Nocardiopsis aegyptia DNA:
- a CDS encoding amidohydrolase family protein: protein MPNRVDKPDPFTAEQLTVNEEVRDPRDASRAGFITLLSVLGLFLLGSVAFQRVLSDRELTESDDVPRFAALGATANLQPLWAAHEPQMDELTIPFLGAERAGWQYPFGSLHRTGATLAAGSDWPVSSPDPVLGVHVAVNRALPGSPGPVFLPKERLDLRTAVTAYTAGSAYVNRLDDTGAVRPGALADLVVLDRDPFAGPPEEIHEARVDLTLVEGEAVHEASGT from the coding sequence GTGCCGAACCGAGTAGACAAGCCCGATCCGTTCACGGCCGAGCAGTTGACCGTCAACGAGGAGGTGCGCGACCCACGGGACGCCTCCCGCGCCGGGTTCATCACCCTGCTCAGCGTGCTCGGCCTGTTCCTGCTCGGCTCGGTGGCGTTCCAGCGCGTGCTGTCGGACCGGGAGCTGACCGAGAGCGACGACGTGCCCCGCTTCGCGGCCCTGGGAGCGACCGCGAACCTCCAGCCGCTGTGGGCCGCCCACGAGCCGCAGATGGACGAGTTGACGATCCCGTTCCTGGGAGCCGAGAGGGCCGGGTGGCAGTACCCCTTCGGCTCGCTGCACCGCACGGGGGCGACCCTGGCGGCCGGCAGTGACTGGCCGGTCAGCAGCCCCGATCCGGTCCTGGGCGTCCACGTCGCGGTCAACCGGGCCCTGCCCGGCTCGCCCGGCCCGGTGTTCCTGCCGAAGGAGCGCCTGGACCTGCGGACGGCCGTCACGGCCTACACAGCGGGTTCGGCGTACGTGAACCGCCTGGACGACACCGGAGCGGTCCGGCCGGGGGCGCTGGCCGACCTGGTGGTCCTGGACCGCGACCCGTTCGCCGGGCCGCCGGAGGAGATCCACGAAGCCCGGGTCGACCTCACCCTCGTGGAGGGCGAGGCCGTCCACGAGGCGTCCGGCACCTGA
- a CDS encoding GtrA family protein: MRQFLSRHPRLDRLAKELAKFGSVGAVAYVVQIGVTNLLWQVAGAEAMTGQLVGTLCSIAVAFVGNRFWTFRDRARTGYWRETALFLAMNGVGMLIQLGCLGVAVYLLGLTGPLAQNIAGNVVGVGLGTLFRFWSYRTWVFPSQPETEAAGPAPTGPTDDATAHPVPEGR, translated from the coding sequence GTGCGACAGTTCCTCTCACGTCACCCCAGACTCGACAGGCTCGCGAAGGAGCTGGCCAAGTTCGGCTCGGTCGGGGCGGTGGCCTACGTCGTGCAGATCGGTGTGACCAACCTCCTGTGGCAGGTGGCCGGCGCCGAGGCGATGACGGGGCAGCTCGTCGGCACGCTCTGCTCGATCGCGGTGGCGTTCGTCGGCAACCGGTTCTGGACCTTCCGCGACCGCGCCCGCACGGGGTACTGGCGGGAGACGGCGCTGTTCCTGGCCATGAACGGCGTGGGCATGCTCATCCAGCTGGGCTGCCTCGGTGTCGCGGTCTACCTGCTGGGCCTGACCGGACCCCTCGCGCAGAACATCGCCGGCAACGTGGTGGGCGTGGGCCTGGGGACGCTGTTCCGCTTCTGGTCCTACCGGACCTGGGTCTTCCCGTCCCAGCCCGAGACGGAGGCGGCCGGGCCCGCACCGACCGGTCCCACCGACGACGCCACCGCCCACCCCGTGCCCGAGGGCCGCTGA
- a CDS encoding MFS transporter, translating into MSKTNRVTARPRLGLVFLLIPALLVSMDLSVLFVAAPAIAADLRPSGTQWLWMMDVYGFVMAGLLITMGALGDRIGRRRLLLAGAGLFGAASALLALASTPELFIAGRVLLGVAAATLAPSTLSLIRTMFTDPGQRRTAVGAWTVAFGGGAVAGPIVGGLLLEFWPWGSVFLINLPVMLLLLVAVPLLVPESRSPHTARFDVPGALVSTAAVLGLVLAVKRFTEDGPDPVALTALAVGAAALAGFVVRGRRAAHPLVDVALFGRPAFSAAVGANTVISFAASGLGLLTFTFLQTVHGLSPLFAALWALPTLVGTAAGATLAGVLAARVRPAVLMSAGLFTSAAGFAAVGSVGPDTALPVFLGGYTVVTLGVGVVATLANALVLATAPPDRAGAAAGISETSTELGGALGIAVLGTIATGLYRDTVRQELPGTEGAAAETVAGALAAAAELPEAAAGSLLGTAFGAYTDGITTAALTGAGVMAAVAVAVAVGLRRLPPGTDSPGDHHPDHHTGSDPVAGPRGDRDAGRRPGQDARS; encoded by the coding sequence ATGTCGAAAACTAACCGTGTCACCGCCCGTCCCCGGCTCGGGCTCGTCTTCCTGTTGATCCCGGCCCTGCTGGTGTCCATGGACCTGTCGGTGCTCTTCGTCGCCGCCCCGGCCATCGCCGCGGATCTGCGGCCCAGCGGCACACAGTGGCTGTGGATGATGGACGTCTACGGCTTCGTCATGGCGGGGCTGCTCATCACGATGGGCGCCCTCGGCGACCGGATCGGCCGACGGCGGCTGCTGCTCGCCGGTGCGGGGCTGTTCGGTGCCGCGTCCGCCCTCCTGGCCCTGGCCTCCACACCGGAGCTGTTCATCGCCGGCCGCGTCCTGCTCGGCGTGGCCGCCGCGACCCTGGCGCCGTCCACGCTCTCCCTCATCCGCACCATGTTCACCGACCCCGGGCAGCGCCGCACGGCTGTCGGGGCGTGGACGGTCGCCTTCGGCGGCGGGGCGGTGGCCGGACCGATCGTCGGCGGCCTGCTCCTGGAGTTCTGGCCGTGGGGGTCGGTCTTCCTGATCAACCTCCCCGTCATGCTCCTGCTGCTGGTGGCGGTGCCCCTCCTCGTCCCCGAGTCCCGGTCCCCCCATACCGCGCGCTTCGACGTGCCCGGGGCGCTGGTCTCCACGGCCGCGGTCCTGGGACTGGTCCTGGCCGTCAAGCGGTTCACGGAGGACGGCCCCGACCCGGTGGCGCTGACCGCCCTGGCCGTGGGAGCCGCCGCCCTCGCCGGGTTCGTCGTCCGCGGGCGCCGGGCGGCCCACCCGCTCGTGGACGTGGCGCTGTTCGGCCGGCCCGCGTTCTCCGCGGCGGTCGGCGCGAACACGGTCATCTCCTTCGCCGCCTCCGGTCTCGGCCTGCTGACCTTCACGTTCCTGCAGACCGTGCACGGTCTGAGCCCGCTGTTCGCCGCGCTGTGGGCGCTGCCGACCCTGGTCGGGACCGCGGCCGGGGCGACACTGGCGGGCGTGCTGGCCGCCCGGGTGCGTCCGGCGGTCCTGATGTCGGCGGGGCTGTTCACCAGCGCGGCGGGGTTCGCCGCCGTGGGATCGGTCGGCCCGGACACCGCCCTGCCGGTGTTCCTCGGCGGGTACACGGTGGTCACCCTCGGGGTGGGCGTCGTCGCCACGCTCGCCAACGCGCTGGTGCTGGCCACCGCGCCGCCCGACCGGGCGGGAGCGGCGGCCGGGATCTCCGAGACCAGCACCGAACTCGGCGGTGCCCTGGGCATCGCGGTCCTCGGCACGATCGCCACCGGCCTCTACCGTGACACCGTGCGCCAGGAGCTGCCCGGTACCGAGGGCGCGGCGGCGGAGACGGTCGCCGGGGCGCTCGCCGCCGCCGCGGAACTGCCGGAGGCCGCTGCCGGATCCCTTCTCGGAACGGCCTTCGGGGCCTACACGGACGGGATCACGACGGCGGCGCTCACCGGGGCGGGCGTCATGGCGGCGGTCGCGGTGGCGGTGGCCGTCGGACTGCGGCGGCTGCCGCCCGGCACGGACTCCCCGGGCGACCACCACCCCGACCACCACACGGGCTCCGACCCCGTGGCCGGCCCCCGCGGCGACCGCGACGCCGGTCGGCGCCCGGGTCAGGACGCCAGGTCGTAG
- a CDS encoding 5-(carboxyamino)imidazole ribonucleotide synthase — protein sequence MSERNRTVPRVGMVGGGQLSRMTHQAGIALGVDFAVLAAHPADSAALVCGDVTLGNDRGLDDVLAFAKAQDVVTFDHEHVPEPVLRAVEEAGGLLRPGRDALRFAQDKLRMRTRMSELGAPSPAWRAVTTTEHVAAFAEGTGWPVVLKAARGGYDGKGVWVVATQAEAQEVVARAAAEEVPLLVEEKVDFHRELAVQVARSPHGQVAVYPVVETVQRGGICHEVIAPAPGLDDEKATRAQELAIEIAHALDVTGVLAVELFETADGVVVNELAMRPHNSGHWSIEGARTSQFEQHLRAVLNLPLGSPRTNAPCTVMANLLGGEDPEVYRRYLHVMAKDPEVKVHFYGKDVRPGRKIGHVTVMGDDHQDLLERARDAADYLRGDGQ from the coding sequence GTGAGCGAGCGTAACCGCACCGTCCCCCGCGTGGGAATGGTCGGAGGTGGCCAACTCTCCCGGATGACCCACCAGGCGGGCATCGCGCTGGGCGTGGACTTCGCCGTCCTGGCCGCGCATCCCGCCGACAGCGCCGCGCTGGTCTGCGGCGACGTCACCCTGGGGAACGACCGCGGCCTGGACGACGTCCTGGCCTTCGCCAAGGCCCAGGACGTGGTGACCTTCGACCACGAACACGTGCCCGAGCCCGTCCTGCGGGCGGTGGAGGAGGCGGGCGGCCTGCTGCGGCCCGGCCGCGACGCCCTCCGCTTCGCGCAGGACAAGCTGCGCATGCGCACGCGGATGAGCGAACTCGGCGCCCCCTCGCCCGCGTGGCGGGCGGTCACCACGACCGAGCACGTGGCCGCGTTCGCCGAGGGCACCGGCTGGCCCGTCGTGCTCAAGGCGGCCCGCGGCGGCTACGACGGCAAGGGCGTGTGGGTGGTGGCGACCCAGGCGGAGGCGCAGGAGGTCGTCGCGCGCGCCGCCGCCGAGGAGGTGCCGCTGCTGGTCGAGGAGAAGGTCGACTTCCACCGCGAGCTGGCCGTGCAGGTCGCGCGTTCCCCGCACGGGCAGGTCGCCGTCTACCCGGTCGTGGAGACCGTGCAGCGCGGCGGCATCTGCCACGAGGTGATCGCCCCCGCGCCCGGCCTGGACGACGAGAAGGCGACCCGGGCCCAGGAACTGGCGATCGAGATCGCGCACGCGCTCGACGTCACCGGCGTCCTGGCCGTGGAGCTGTTCGAGACCGCCGACGGCGTGGTCGTCAACGAGTTGGCGATGCGCCCGCACAACTCCGGCCACTGGAGCATCGAGGGCGCGCGCACGTCCCAGTTCGAGCAGCACCTGCGCGCGGTGCTCAACCTGCCCCTGGGCTCGCCGCGCACGAACGCCCCCTGCACCGTGATGGCCAACCTGCTGGGCGGCGAGGACCCCGAGGTCTACCGCCGCTACCTGCACGTCATGGCCAAGGACCCCGAGGTGAAGGTGCACTTCTACGGCAAGGACGTGCGTCCGGGCCGCAAGATCGGGCACGTCACAGTGATGGGCGACGACCACCAGGACCTGCTGGAGCGCGCCCGCGACGCCGCTGACTACCTGCGAGGAGACGGACAGTGA
- a CDS encoding TNT domain-containing protein yields MKPTTVAAATLALLVLAPPAHAHAAASVPPPPPPSPEPALAEEPMDECPLLDPPPTPEELAEYVCGDRRLGPAELPSEGPVAELVEGYEPFGGLWPVEFLDEWYLEDQVDPDTGQTWSGWNYPEHDGFVVVDGEPVNELRTLEPGTMLDRFGSPRGTFLAPAGAPFAQRALPPDSLNTWPGGAEHNYNCYEVRTGVTALVGPIAPHFEQPGGGEQLLVPADEVPEAGGEGYVPVQELLDEGYLDQRPAEKCVPPEGYDLAS; encoded by the coding sequence GTGAAGCCGACCACGGTGGCCGCGGCCACCCTCGCCCTGCTCGTCCTGGCCCCGCCCGCGCACGCCCACGCGGCCGCGTCGGTGCCCCCGCCGCCCCCGCCCTCCCCCGAGCCCGCGCTCGCGGAGGAGCCCATGGACGAGTGCCCCCTGCTGGATCCCCCGCCCACCCCCGAGGAACTGGCGGAGTACGTGTGCGGCGACCGCCGGCTCGGTCCGGCCGAGCTGCCCTCCGAGGGACCGGTGGCGGAGCTGGTCGAGGGGTACGAGCCCTTCGGCGGCCTCTGGCCGGTCGAGTTCCTGGACGAGTGGTACCTGGAGGACCAGGTCGACCCGGACACGGGACAGACGTGGAGCGGCTGGAACTACCCCGAGCACGACGGGTTCGTGGTGGTGGACGGCGAGCCGGTCAACGAGCTGCGCACGCTGGAGCCCGGCACGATGCTGGACCGGTTCGGTTCGCCGCGGGGCACGTTCCTGGCCCCGGCCGGCGCCCCCTTCGCCCAGCGGGCGCTGCCGCCGGACTCCCTGAACACGTGGCCGGGGGGCGCCGAGCACAACTACAACTGCTACGAGGTACGGACCGGCGTCACCGCGCTCGTGGGACCGATCGCCCCGCACTTCGAGCAGCCCGGCGGCGGCGAACAGCTCCTGGTGCCCGCCGATGAGGTGCCGGAGGCTGGCGGTGAGGGGTACGTGCCGGTCCAGGAGCTCCTCGACGAGGGCTACCTCGACCAGCGGCCCGCCGAGAAGTGCGTGCCGCCGGAGGGCTACGACCTGGCGTCCTGA
- a CDS encoding CPBP family glutamic-type intramembrane protease, giving the protein MRTNEFASAGLPEGEPYHRLGRNSRFRWWTPLLSLLVFGILLVFLWIGILLAITIVAVIGGSGLAPDSMTVGEVAGLAFGLAPTALLIPIVLFVVRVVQWRRVGTLMSVDGRLRWRWLFRCMTAAVVPVGACLVAFLFLVDSLAPGAVPVRETGGAEVFAAAVVVIVLLVPFQAAAEELTVRGLIMQLVGSLGAGPGERRGRSAASRVLRSPGTAVLAGGTLVPVLYAATHPEDPWVTSSLTVMGLGMAWLTWRTGGVEAAIGLHVVSSLVQFLLTAYEGRLSEVGTGAVLGAGLPPAGGTPLGLALTAVQVGAYVLGVTWLAGRGGVRRASARARR; this is encoded by the coding sequence GTGCGCACGAACGAGTTCGCCAGCGCCGGGCTGCCGGAGGGTGAGCCCTACCACAGGCTGGGACGCAACTCCCGGTTCCGGTGGTGGACGCCGCTGCTGTCCCTGCTGGTCTTCGGGATCCTCCTGGTCTTCCTGTGGATCGGCATCCTGCTCGCGATCACGATCGTCGCGGTCATCGGCGGAAGCGGCCTGGCCCCCGACTCGATGACCGTGGGGGAGGTCGCGGGGCTCGCGTTCGGGCTCGCGCCGACGGCGCTCCTGATCCCCATCGTGTTGTTCGTGGTGCGCGTGGTGCAGTGGCGCCGTGTGGGCACCCTGATGTCGGTGGACGGCCGGTTGCGCTGGCGCTGGCTGTTCCGCTGCATGACGGCCGCGGTCGTGCCCGTCGGGGCGTGCCTGGTCGCCTTCCTGTTCCTGGTGGACAGCCTGGCGCCGGGCGCCGTGCCCGTACGGGAGACCGGGGGAGCGGAGGTGTTCGCGGCGGCGGTGGTCGTCATCGTCCTGCTGGTGCCGTTCCAGGCCGCCGCCGAGGAGCTCACCGTGCGGGGGCTGATCATGCAGCTCGTCGGGTCCCTGGGCGCGGGTCCGGGGGAACGCCGGGGCCGGAGCGCCGCGTCGCGCGTGCTGCGCTCACCGGGCACGGCGGTCCTGGCCGGCGGCACCCTGGTGCCGGTGCTCTACGCGGCCACCCATCCCGAGGACCCGTGGGTGACGTCCTCGCTCACGGTCATGGGGCTGGGCATGGCCTGGCTGACCTGGCGAACAGGGGGCGTGGAGGCCGCGATCGGCCTGCACGTGGTCAGCAGCCTGGTCCAGTTCCTGCTCACGGCCTACGAGGGCCGGCTGTCGGAGGTCGGCACGGGGGCCGTCCTCGGCGCCGGACTGCCGCCGGCCGGGGGGACACCGCTCGGACTGGCGCTGACCGCGGTCCAGGTGGGCGCGTACGTGCTGGGGGTGACCTGGCTCGCCGGCCGCGGGGGCGTACGGCGAGCCAGCGCCCGGGCACGGCGCTGA
- a CDS encoding TetR/AcrR family transcriptional regulator, whose protein sequence is MSQREDLLEGAKKCLVEKGYGRTTARDIAAASGAHLASIGYHFGSKDHLMNAAVIEASSDWGDAFEAAVRGAGGRTPQERFRHLLQSVLTSIPEQTPLLVASTQALAQVPFDTEVREQLRVAHARARSSLAALVLGVTEDEVDEDTAGGLGSVVYGLVTGYVVQALTDPGALPTADRAAAAIMTLAGAAPGDSTSP, encoded by the coding sequence ATGAGCCAACGTGAGGACCTGCTGGAGGGCGCGAAGAAGTGCCTGGTGGAGAAGGGCTACGGCCGGACGACCGCGCGCGACATCGCGGCGGCCTCCGGGGCGCACCTGGCGTCCATCGGCTACCACTTCGGGTCCAAGGACCACCTCATGAACGCCGCGGTCATCGAGGCGTCCAGTGACTGGGGCGACGCGTTCGAGGCGGCCGTGCGCGGGGCGGGGGGCCGCACCCCGCAGGAGCGCTTCCGGCACCTGCTCCAGAGCGTGCTGACCTCCATCCCGGAGCAGACGCCCCTGCTGGTGGCCAGCACGCAGGCGCTCGCCCAGGTGCCCTTCGACACCGAGGTGCGCGAACAGCTGCGTGTGGCACACGCGAGGGCGCGTTCGTCCCTGGCCGCGCTCGTCCTCGGTGTCACCGAGGACGAGGTCGACGAGGACACCGCCGGCGGACTGGGATCGGTCGTCTACGGCCTGGTGACCGGCTACGTCGTCCAGGCGCTCACCGATCCGGGCGCGCTCCCCACCGCGGACCGGGCCGCCGCGGCGATCATGACCCTGGCCGGCGCCGCCCCGGGGGACTCCACCTCGCCCTGA
- a CDS encoding UDP-glucose dehydrogenase family protein produces MVEAERRRRVSVIGTGYLGATTAACLAEMGFEVLGLDVDQAKIDTLRSGRVPFYEPGLDELLSANIEAGRLGFTTSYDEVAEFSDLHLVCVGTPQRDESGAADLRYVHSVIEELAPRLTRPSVVVGRSTVPVGTAAILAQRLTALAPVGSEAELGWSPEFLREGFGVEDTLRPNRIVIGTDSPRVEKAVRHLWQQQADEGVPVLVTDLQTAELVKVSANAFLATKISFINAMAEVSEAAGADVIQLAEALSYDDRIGGKFLGPGLGFGGGCLPKDIRAFMARADELGVEPALSFLREVDAINQRRRARTIDIARHLIGGDFAGRTVGVLGAAFKPNSDDIRDSPALDVASSIAAQGAQVTVYDPAALERAREAYPQLNYADSMLECARDADVVLLLTEWAEFREANPEDLSGVVAEKRIVDGRNALDPTFWRASGWTYRALGRQ; encoded by the coding sequence GTGGTCGAAGCGGAACGCAGGCGGCGAGTCTCGGTCATCGGGACCGGCTACTTGGGCGCCACCACCGCGGCCTGCCTGGCGGAGATGGGCTTCGAGGTCCTCGGGCTCGACGTCGACCAGGCCAAGATCGATACCCTCCGCTCCGGCCGGGTCCCCTTCTACGAGCCCGGCCTCGACGAGCTCCTCTCCGCCAACATCGAGGCCGGCCGACTCGGTTTCACGACCTCCTACGACGAGGTCGCCGAGTTCAGCGACCTCCACCTGGTCTGTGTCGGCACGCCGCAGCGCGACGAGTCCGGCGCGGCCGACCTGCGCTACGTCCACTCGGTGATCGAGGAGCTCGCACCGCGGCTGACCCGCCCGTCGGTGGTCGTGGGGCGCTCGACGGTACCCGTCGGCACCGCCGCGATCCTCGCCCAGCGGCTGACCGCGCTCGCGCCCGTCGGCTCGGAGGCCGAACTCGGGTGGAGCCCGGAGTTCCTGCGCGAGGGGTTCGGCGTGGAGGACACGCTGCGCCCCAACCGCATCGTGATCGGCACCGACTCCCCGCGCGTGGAGAAGGCGGTCCGCCACCTGTGGCAGCAGCAGGCCGACGAGGGCGTCCCCGTCCTGGTCACCGACCTGCAGACCGCCGAGCTGGTGAAGGTCTCCGCCAACGCCTTCCTCGCCACGAAGATCTCGTTCATCAACGCGATGGCCGAGGTGTCGGAGGCCGCGGGCGCCGACGTCATCCAGCTCGCCGAGGCGCTGTCCTACGACGACCGCATCGGCGGCAAGTTCCTGGGCCCCGGCCTGGGCTTCGGCGGCGGCTGCCTGCCCAAGGACATCCGCGCGTTCATGGCGCGCGCCGACGAGCTGGGCGTGGAGCCCGCGCTGTCGTTCCTGCGCGAGGTCGACGCCATCAACCAGCGGCGCCGCGCGCGCACGATCGACATCGCCCGCCACCTCATCGGCGGCGACTTCGCCGGACGCACGGTCGGCGTGCTCGGGGCGGCGTTCAAACCGAACTCCGACGACATTCGGGACTCCCCCGCCCTGGACGTGGCCTCCTCGATCGCCGCGCAGGGCGCACAGGTGACGGTGTACGACCCCGCGGCGCTGGAGCGCGCCCGCGAGGCCTACCCGCAGCTGAACTACGCGGACTCCATGTTGGAGTGCGCGCGCGACGCCGACGTGGTGCTGCTGCTCACCGAGTGGGCGGAGTTCCGCGAGGCCAACCCGGAGGACCTGTCCGGGGTGGTGGCGGAGAAGCGCATCGTGGACGGGCGCAACGCGCTCGACCCCACGTTCTGGCGCGCGTCCGGTTGGACGTACCGGGCGCTGGGCCGCCAGTAG
- a CDS encoding RNA-guided endonuclease InsQ/TnpB family protein: MKLTVQVRLVPDAVQASALERTLPAVNDAATWVSTVSFDRFGLKGSVRELRKLCYGELKAQGFGAQAAQHILKRVADAYTTLRANIRGGNLGPPTSQRRRRAESKPIAFRPHAAHTFDDRCLSWNHDAQTVSIWTLDGRIKNLRFACSPGALKQLAEHRKGESDLVFRNGKWFLIATIEVPEPEVFEPRDWVGVDRGIVNLATTSDGHNHQGRRLGRYRRWQARKRAELQAKRTRSAAQLLKKRAKREARHAAHVNHKVSKTVVAVAQRTGRGIALEELQGIRDRVTVSRDQRARLSSWPFHQLGAFIAYKAKRAGVPYLEVNPAYTSQMCPVPWCGHTARNNRPTRDTFRCRRCGFAGPADVVAGINVRDRARSAWVFVNRPDPAPV; encoded by the coding sequence ATGAAGCTGACCGTGCAGGTGAGACTGGTGCCGGACGCCGTCCAGGCGTCGGCGCTGGAGCGCACCCTGCCCGCGGTCAACGACGCCGCCACCTGGGTCTCGACGGTGTCATTCGATCGCTTCGGACTCAAGGGCAGCGTCCGTGAGCTGCGCAAGCTGTGCTACGGCGAGCTCAAGGCCCAGGGGTTCGGCGCGCAGGCCGCCCAGCACATCCTCAAGCGCGTTGCGGACGCCTACACCACGCTGCGGGCCAACATCCGGGGCGGGAACCTCGGGCCGCCGACCTCCCAGCGCCGCCGCAGGGCCGAGTCCAAGCCCATCGCGTTCCGCCCGCACGCCGCCCACACCTTTGATGATCGCTGCCTGTCGTGGAACCACGACGCCCAGACGGTCTCGATCTGGACCCTGGACGGGCGGATCAAGAACCTTCGTTTCGCCTGTTCCCCGGGCGCGCTCAAACAGCTCGCCGAGCACCGCAAAGGCGAGTCCGACCTGGTGTTCAGGAATGGCAAGTGGTTCCTGATCGCCACCATCGAGGTGCCTGAACCGGAGGTGTTCGAGCCCCGGGACTGGGTCGGGGTGGACCGGGGCATCGTGAACCTGGCCACCACTTCCGACGGGCACAACCACCAGGGCCGCCGCCTGGGCCGGTACCGGCGCTGGCAGGCCCGCAAACGGGCCGAGCTCCAGGCCAAGCGCACCCGTTCCGCCGCGCAGCTCCTGAAGAAGCGGGCGAAGCGGGAAGCCCGCCACGCCGCACACGTCAACCACAAGGTTTCCAAGACGGTCGTTGCTGTCGCCCAACGCACCGGGCGCGGAATCGCCCTGGAGGAGCTCCAGGGGATCCGCGACCGGGTCACGGTTTCCCGCGACCAGCGAGCACGGCTCTCGTCCTGGCCCTTCCACCAGCTCGGCGCGTTCATCGCCTACAAGGCCAAGCGTGCCGGTGTTCCCTACCTGGAGGTGAATCCGGCCTACACCTCGCAGATGTGCCCCGTGCCCTGGTGCGGGCACACCGCGAGGAACAACCGTCCCACCAGGGACACCTTTCGCTGTCGTCGGTGCGGCTTCGCTGGGCCCGCCGATGTCGTCGCCGGGATCAACGTGCGCGATCGCGCGCGCTCGGCGTGGGTCTTCGTCAATAGGCCCGATCCCGCCCCGGTGTAG
- the sph gene encoding sphingomyelin phosphodiesterase codes for MYRRTAPALIVALILPLFVAAGPAAADSGPSPRIATYNAYLLPRALYPNWGQEIRADLIARDGVVSGQDVVVLQELFDNSSAEVLRAGIAEEYPHGTPVVGRSRSGWDATTGYRGHTTTNGGVSVHSVWPIVRREQHIFTRSCGSDWFANKGFARVELDTPDGPLHVIGTHMQSEDGSCADGEDEDVRTHQLGQIRAVVDEIPDDEPVYVAGDLNIVGGSGEWDRALKRLDAVEPAHSGAPYSWDTGTNSIAEYNYPDWGPQHLDHVLPIRGSAVPASFTNETRDVKSEPWSVSSWGRTYTYDDYSDHYPVFGTAG; via the coding sequence GTGTACAGACGAACAGCCCCCGCCCTCATCGTCGCCCTGATCCTCCCCCTCTTCGTCGCCGCGGGACCCGCCGCGGCCGACTCCGGCCCCTCCCCCCGCATCGCCACCTACAACGCCTACCTCCTGCCCCGCGCGCTCTACCCCAACTGGGGACAGGAGATCCGCGCCGACCTCATCGCCCGGGACGGCGTCGTGTCCGGGCAGGACGTCGTGGTCCTCCAGGAACTCTTCGACAACTCCTCCGCCGAGGTCCTGCGCGCCGGGATCGCCGAGGAGTACCCCCACGGCACGCCCGTCGTGGGGCGTTCCCGCTCCGGCTGGGACGCCACCACCGGCTACCGCGGGCACACCACCACCAACGGCGGTGTCAGCGTCCACAGCGTCTGGCCGATCGTCCGCCGCGAGCAGCACATCTTCACGCGCTCCTGCGGCTCCGACTGGTTCGCCAACAAGGGCTTCGCCCGCGTGGAACTGGACACTCCCGACGGCCCCCTGCACGTCATCGGCACCCACATGCAGTCCGAGGACGGCTCCTGCGCCGACGGCGAGGACGAGGACGTCCGCACCCACCAGCTCGGCCAGATCCGCGCCGTCGTCGACGAGATCCCCGACGACGAACCGGTCTACGTGGCGGGCGACCTCAACATCGTCGGCGGCAGCGGGGAGTGGGACCGCGCGCTCAAGCGGCTCGACGCGGTCGAGCCCGCCCACAGCGGCGCCCCCTACTCGTGGGACACCGGCACCAACTCCATCGCCGAGTACAACTACCCCGACTGGGGGCCGCAGCACCTCGACCACGTCCTGCCGATCCGGGGGAGCGCCGTCCCCGCGTCGTTCACCAACGAGACCCGCGACGTCAAGAGCGAACCGTGGTCCGTCTCGTCCTGGGGCCGCACCTACACCTACGACGACTACTCCGACCACTACCCCGTCTTCGGCACCGCCGGCTGA
- the purE gene encoding 5-(carboxyamino)imidazole ribonucleotide mutase — MTDNADGRGPAVGIVMGSDSDWPVMREAADALREFDIAFEADVVSAHRMPHDMIAYGERAAERGLRVIIAGAGGAAHLPGMLASVTTLPVVGVPVPLKYLDGMDSLLSIVQMPAGVPVATVAVGAARNAGLLAVRMLASGDPDLTERMSRFQEELKSQAYAKGERLRREVAEGGKPAGFGLGR; from the coding sequence GTGACCGACAACGCCGACGGGCGGGGCCCCGCTGTGGGCATCGTGATGGGGTCGGACTCCGACTGGCCGGTGATGCGCGAGGCCGCGGACGCCCTCCGGGAGTTCGACATCGCCTTCGAGGCCGACGTGGTCTCGGCCCACCGCATGCCGCACGACATGATCGCCTACGGGGAGCGGGCGGCCGAGCGCGGGCTGAGGGTCATCATCGCGGGCGCGGGCGGTGCCGCCCACCTGCCGGGGATGCTGGCGTCGGTCACCACCCTGCCCGTCGTGGGCGTACCGGTGCCGTTGAAGTACCTGGACGGCATGGACTCGCTGCTGTCCATCGTCCAGATGCCCGCGGGCGTGCCGGTGGCGACCGTGGCGGTGGGCGCGGCCCGCAACGCCGGTCTGCTGGCGGTGCGCATGCTGGCCTCCGGCGACCCGGACCTGACCGAGCGGATGTCCCGCTTCCAGGAGGAGCTCAAGTCGCAGGCCTACGCCAAGGGCGAGCGGCTGCGCCGCGAGGTCGCCGAGGGCGGCAAGCCCGCGGGCTTCGGCCTCGGCCGCTGA